A section of the Flavobacterium sp. CG_23.5 genome encodes:
- the mazG gene encoding nucleoside triphosphate pyrophosphohydrolase, translating into MNSRTLQLQAFERLLDIMDDLREKCPWDKKQTMQSLRHLTIEETYELGDAILDNDLTEIKKELGDLLLHLVFYAKIGSETNDFDIADVCNEICEKLIHRHPHIYSDVVVKDEEEVKQNWEKLKLKEGKTSVLEGVPKSLPALVKASRIQDKVKGVGFDWEESHQVWDKVQEELEELQVEVKAGDQDKIEAEFGDVLFSMINYARFLNVNPEDALERTNKKFIKRFQYLESKAGQLGKPLMDMTLAEMDIFWEEAKRLPNK; encoded by the coding sequence ATGAACTCAAGAACACTTCAACTTCAGGCTTTCGAAAGGCTACTAGACATCATGGACGATCTACGCGAGAAATGTCCTTGGGATAAGAAACAAACCATGCAGAGTTTACGCCATCTTACCATAGAAGAAACGTATGAATTGGGCGATGCAATTTTAGATAATGATTTGACCGAAATAAAGAAAGAATTGGGGGATTTGTTATTGCATCTGGTTTTCTATGCCAAAATAGGAAGTGAAACCAATGATTTTGACATAGCAGATGTTTGTAATGAAATTTGCGAGAAACTCATTCATCGTCATCCACATATTTATAGTGATGTTGTTGTGAAAGATGAAGAAGAAGTTAAACAAAACTGGGAAAAATTAAAACTTAAAGAAGGTAAGACTTCCGTTTTGGAAGGTGTTCCAAAGAGTTTGCCGGCATTAGTTAAAGCAAGTAGAATCCAGGATAAAGTAAAAGGAGTGGGATTTGATTGGGAAGAGTCCCATCAGGTTTGGGACAAAGTACAAGAAGAATTAGAAGAATTGCAAGTGGAGGTCAAGGCTGGGGATCAGGATAAAATTGAAGCTGAATTTGGCGATGTTTTATTTTCGATGATTAACTATGCCCGATTTCTGAACGTGAATCCCGAAGACGCCTTGGAACGAACCAATAAAAAATTCATTAAACGCTTTCAATATCTAGAAAGTAAAGCAGGTCAATTAGGGAAACCACTAATGGATATGACCCTTGCTGAAATGGATATTTTTTGGGAGGAAGCGAAGCGTCTTCCAAATAAATAG
- a CDS encoding APC family permease yields MPENKTELKRSLGLIDATSLVAGSMIGSGIFIVTSSMARDIGSAAWLLVIWLVTGIITVAAALSYGELAGMMPNAGGQFVYIQRAYGRLISFLYGWTVFTVIQTGVIAAIAVTFANYTAIFFPVLDQPLFKVGAGFIFSYQKVLAISSIILLTYINTKGVESGKTVQLVFTSAKLFALFALIILGLYVGLQTNVLSDNFANMWDASKTVVNPDGTITVTKLAGMALLGAAGATIINSLFSSDAWNNVTFIAGEIKEPKKNIPRSLFLGTLIVTVIYVLANLAYLALLPIQGTPNASDIASNGIMFTSNDRVGAAAASMIMGNIGVFVMAALIMVSTFGCNSGLILSGGRLFFAMAKDGLFFKQATELNKNQVPAKALWVQCVWACVLCISGKFGDLLTYATFASLLFYILTILGVFILRKKEPNTERPYKAFGYPFVPAIYIIVTTAICVTLLVYDTFNTGLGLCIVALGIPVYYFVMNKKD; encoded by the coding sequence ATGCCAGAAAATAAAACCGAATTAAAACGTTCTTTAGGATTAATTGATGCTACAAGTTTAGTTGCAGGTTCCATGATAGGATCAGGAATTTTTATTGTGACATCATCAATGGCTCGCGATATTGGTTCTGCAGCTTGGCTATTGGTAATTTGGTTGGTAACGGGAATTATAACCGTTGCTGCAGCATTGAGTTATGGCGAATTGGCCGGAATGATGCCTAATGCGGGCGGACAATTTGTTTATATTCAACGCGCTTACGGGAGATTAATTTCCTTTCTCTATGGATGGACTGTTTTTACGGTAATTCAAACGGGAGTTATTGCTGCAATTGCCGTTACTTTTGCTAATTATACTGCTATTTTCTTTCCCGTTTTAGACCAGCCGCTTTTTAAAGTGGGAGCTGGATTTATTTTTTCCTACCAAAAAGTTTTAGCTATCTCAAGCATAATATTGCTAACATATATCAATACTAAAGGAGTAGAAAGCGGAAAAACGGTGCAGTTAGTATTTACTTCTGCAAAGTTATTTGCTCTTTTTGCATTGATTATCTTGGGATTGTACGTGGGTTTACAAACCAATGTTTTGTCTGATAATTTTGCAAATATGTGGGATGCCAGTAAAACGGTCGTTAATCCAGATGGAACTATTACCGTTACCAAACTCGCTGGAATGGCACTTTTAGGAGCTGCGGGAGCTACAATAATCAATTCATTATTTTCTAGTGATGCTTGGAATAATGTAACTTTTATTGCCGGAGAAATAAAGGAACCGAAAAAGAATATTCCACGTAGTTTGTTTCTTGGAACTTTGATTGTTACGGTTATTTACGTTTTGGCAAATCTGGCTTACTTGGCTTTGTTGCCAATACAAGGAACACCTAACGCATCAGATATTGCCAGTAATGGAATCATGTTTACCAGTAATGATAGAGTAGGAGCGGCTGCAGCGAGTATGATTATGGGGAATATTGGTGTTTTTGTTATGGCAGCATTGATAATGGTTTCCACTTTTGGTTGTAATAGTGGATTAATTTTGTCTGGAGGAAGGTTGTTTTTTGCAATGGCGAAAGACGGACTGTTTTTTAAACAAGCAACCGAGCTCAATAAAAACCAAGTTCCTGCCAAAGCTTTATGGGTGCAATGTGTCTGGGCTTGTGTATTATGTATTTCGGGAAAATTTGGGGATTTGTTGACCTATGCCACTTTTGCATCGTTGTTGTTTTATATTTTAACGATTTTGGGTGTTTTTATACTTAGAAAAAAAGAACCAAATACAGAAAGGCCTTATAAAGCTTTTGGCTATCCGTTTGTTCCTGCAATTTATATTATAGTGACAACGGCAATTTGTGTAACGTTGCTGGTTTATGATACATTCAACACGGGATTGGGATTGTGTATTGTAGCTTTGGGAATTCCAGTTTATTATTTTGTAATGAATAAGAAAGATTAG
- a CDS encoding Crp/Fnr family transcriptional regulator: MSKCEQCIVREFSSLKALTKNELVHLSDCKTSRTIKKGEVIFEEGENVNGIYCIKDGVCKLTKLTPNGKDNIVKLVTKGELLGQRSMISDEPVNLSAVALEDMQVCFIPKTEVMGFFNKNNQFSMNVMKTICGDLKDADHHVVNLAQKTVKERLAETLLYLHDTFGQNEDNTLKVQLSRDELASMIGTATESCIRLLSDFNKLGLIELTGKKILLKDINKLKRLAE, translated from the coding sequence ATGAGTAAATGTGAACAATGTATCGTTAGAGAATTCAGCTCATTGAAAGCACTTACTAAAAATGAACTGGTTCATCTTTCTGATTGCAAAACATCACGAACGATAAAAAAGGGAGAAGTTATTTTTGAAGAAGGCGAAAACGTAAACGGAATCTATTGTATAAAAGATGGAGTTTGCAAACTCACAAAATTGACTCCAAATGGTAAAGACAATATTGTTAAACTTGTTACAAAAGGAGAATTATTAGGTCAACGTTCCATGATTAGTGACGAACCAGTGAATTTGAGCGCTGTTGCACTAGAAGATATGCAAGTTTGTTTCATTCCAAAAACTGAAGTGATGGGTTTCTTTAACAAAAACAATCAGTTTTCGATGAATGTGATGAAAACGATATGTGGCGATCTAAAAGATGCCGATCATCACGTGGTCAATTTAGCTCAAAAAACAGTCAAAGAACGATTAGCAGAAACACTTCTTTATTTGCATGATACTTTTGGTCAAAATGAAGATAATACTTTAAAAGTTCAGCTTTCAAGAGATGAATTAGCCAGTATGATTGGTACAGCCACCGAAAGTTGTATTCGTTTGTTATCTGATTTTAATAAGTTAGGCCTGATCGAATTGACAGGTAAAAAAATTCTTTTAAAAGATATCAATAAACTAAAAAGATTAGCAGAATAA
- a CDS encoding DUF5606 domain-containing protein — protein MNLEKILAISGKPGLYVLKVQTRTGFVAESLLDGKKITVNLKSNVSLLSEISIYTYEGEKPLSEIMQKIADKENKGPALSHKEDNAKLAAYFKEILPDYDEERVYPSDIKKILNWYSMLQAKGLIVDDVPAPEETPTAVEEVVTDSKETIEKEVKAPAKKVAAKKAAEKK, from the coding sequence ATGAATTTAGAAAAAATATTAGCCATTTCTGGGAAACCAGGTTTATATGTATTAAAAGTACAAACGCGTACAGGGTTTGTTGCAGAATCATTATTAGACGGAAAAAAAATCACAGTAAATTTAAAAAGCAATGTGAGTTTGTTGTCGGAGATTTCAATTTATACGTATGAAGGCGAAAAACCATTGTCTGAAATCATGCAAAAAATTGCTGATAAAGAGAATAAAGGTCCAGCACTGTCTCATAAAGAAGACAACGCAAAACTAGCGGCTTATTTCAAAGAAATTTTACCTGATTATGATGAAGAAAGAGTGTATCCATCTGATATCAAAAAAATATTAAATTGGTACAGTATGCTTCAAGCAAAAGGACTTATCGTTGATGACGTTCCTGCACCAGAAGAAACTCCAACAGCTGTTGAAGAAGTTGTAACCGATAGTAAAGAAACGATAGAAAAAGAAGTGAAAGCTCCAGCAAAAAAAGTTGCTGCTAAAAAAGCTGCAGAAAAAAAATAA
- the def gene encoding peptide deformylase, with protein MILPIIGYGDPVLRKVGENLTEEHPNLKETIANMYETMYNAYGVGLAAPQVGLAVRLFVIDTTPFSDDEDLEDAEQKELKGFKKTFINAKMIKEEGEEWSFNEGCLSIPDVREDVYRNPTITIEYCEEDFVMKTEVFEGLIARVIQHEYDHIEGILFTDKISSLKKRLIQKKLKNILEGKTFQDYRMKFFAKKGR; from the coding sequence ATGATTTTACCAATTATAGGATATGGTGATCCAGTTTTAAGAAAAGTAGGAGAGAATCTTACCGAAGAACATCCCAACTTGAAGGAAACAATTGCCAATATGTATGAGACGATGTATAATGCCTATGGCGTGGGACTTGCAGCTCCGCAAGTAGGATTGGCAGTGCGCTTATTTGTAATAGACACTACTCCTTTTAGCGATGATGAAGATTTAGAAGATGCTGAACAAAAAGAGTTAAAGGGATTCAAAAAAACTTTTATCAATGCAAAAATGATAAAAGAAGAGGGTGAAGAATGGAGTTTTAATGAAGGCTGCTTGAGTATTCCTGATGTTAGAGAAGATGTATATCGTAATCCAACCATAACAATCGAATATTGTGAAGAGGATTTTGTGATGAAAACGGAAGTTTTTGAAGGTTTAATTGCAAGAGTAATTCAACATGAATACGACCATATTGAAGGAATTTTGTTTACAGATAAAATCTCATCACTTAAAAAACGTTTGATTCAAAAGAAACTAAAGAACATTCTCGAAGGAAAAACATTTCAAGATTATCGCATGAAATTTTTCGCTAAAAAAGGAAGATAA